One genomic region from Reichenbachiella ulvae encodes:
- a CDS encoding chaperone NapD: MPVKSYLIIPQTGHKSKLANEIGALKGCEIHPAENQEVLILVTDTTDSNEEVELLEQIENNQKIKHITLVSGYE, from the coding sequence ATGCCGGTAAAAAGTTATTTAATCATACCACAAACAGGCCATAAGTCAAAGTTGGCTAATGAAATTGGAGCATTGAAGGGGTGCGAAATTCATCCGGCAGAGAATCAGGAGGTCCTCATATTAGTAACAGACACGACTGATTCTAATGAAGAGGTGGAGCTTTTAGAGCAGATAGAAAACAATCAAAAAATCAAACACATCACTTTAGTCTCAGGCTATGAATGA
- a CDS encoding molybdopterin-dependent oxidoreductase: protein MNEIVEKTNLKRRQFLKMAAKASAFAVAASMFPGIVFAEEQNRNLPSGDIAWKKSPCRFCGVGCGLLIGLQEGKAIAVKGDPQSSVNKGLCCVKGYHSVMALYGKDRLTKPLVRKNGKMVETSMQEALDLVAQKMQEAIDNHGKDSVALYGSGQWTIPDGYVASKLMKGAIGTNNLEANARLCMASAVTGFMSTFGMDEPMGCYDDIDHADVFVLWGNNMAEMHPVLFSRLLDNRLKRKNVKIIDLATRTTRTSMAADRSILFKPQTDLAIANAICCEIVNNDWVNTQFVRKHTHFKKGKTDIGYGLEDGFQFNDKISDISFEDYKTFLQDYKPESIQELSGVSAKDLKYLASLYGNPNLKVMSLWCMGPNQHTRGTWINNLIYNIHLLTGKISTPGNSPFSLTGQPSACGTVREVGTLTHKLPHGVVMDEHSREMAAEIWQVPVEKIPSKPTYHTVEMFRALDRGDLKFMWIQVTNPMVTMPKLNRYREGALKEGRFVVVSDVYPTPTTAIADVILPSAMWIEREGMFGNSERRTQHFEQMLEPPGEAMSDTWQLIEVARRLGYEKLFPWTKENHIEEIWKEYGRFHEGPKHGMAPYETLKSQPGAQWPFHEGKSTKWRFNPKYDPACKREGFDFYGKADGKAWILARPYEAPPEVPDNEYPFWLNTGRVVEHWHTGSMTRRVSVLHQAVPNSYVELHPDDARRMNIRTGNLVKISSRRGEIVMPASVDERGKPAPGHVFVPFFDEQFLINELTLDAFCPISKQPDYKKCAVKVEKYSSVKG, encoded by the coding sequence ATGAATGAAATCGTAGAAAAAACTAATCTAAAGAGGCGTCAGTTCTTGAAAATGGCGGCAAAAGCTTCTGCCTTCGCTGTAGCAGCGAGTATGTTTCCGGGAATTGTCTTTGCCGAAGAACAAAATAGAAATCTCCCATCCGGGGATATTGCCTGGAAAAAGTCTCCATGTCGTTTTTGTGGAGTGGGATGTGGGCTTCTCATTGGACTTCAGGAGGGTAAGGCGATTGCTGTAAAAGGTGATCCGCAAAGTTCTGTCAACAAAGGACTCTGCTGTGTGAAGGGCTATCATTCTGTGATGGCATTGTATGGCAAAGATAGGCTGACCAAGCCGCTGGTGAGAAAAAATGGTAAGATGGTGGAGACCTCCATGCAAGAAGCTTTGGATTTAGTAGCCCAAAAAATGCAGGAAGCTATTGATAATCATGGTAAGGATTCAGTAGCTCTATATGGCTCTGGGCAATGGACCATACCAGATGGCTATGTGGCATCCAAGCTGATGAAAGGAGCTATCGGTACCAACAATCTGGAAGCCAATGCCAGACTATGTATGGCCAGTGCAGTGACAGGATTTATGTCAACTTTTGGTATGGATGAACCCATGGGGTGCTATGATGATATTGACCATGCGGATGTGTTTGTGCTTTGGGGAAACAATATGGCGGAGATGCATCCGGTATTGTTTTCAAGATTACTAGACAACCGTCTAAAGCGTAAAAATGTTAAGATTATCGATTTGGCTACTCGTACTACCCGTACCAGTATGGCAGCCGATCGTTCTATTCTTTTTAAACCACAGACCGATTTAGCTATTGCGAATGCCATTTGTTGTGAAATAGTCAATAATGACTGGGTCAATACACAATTTGTTCGGAAGCACACTCATTTCAAAAAGGGTAAGACTGACATTGGGTATGGGCTAGAAGATGGTTTTCAGTTCAATGACAAAATCAGTGATATCAGTTTCGAGGATTACAAAACCTTTTTGCAAGACTATAAACCTGAATCTATACAAGAGCTGTCTGGGGTGTCGGCCAAAGACCTCAAATATCTGGCTTCATTGTATGGAAACCCCAACTTAAAGGTGATGTCACTTTGGTGCATGGGACCTAATCAGCATACACGTGGTACGTGGATCAATAACCTCATTTACAACATTCACCTGCTAACCGGAAAGATTTCAACGCCTGGTAATAGTCCTTTTTCATTGACAGGACAACCCAGCGCATGCGGCACAGTACGTGAAGTTGGAACACTCACCCATAAGTTGCCACATGGTGTGGTTATGGATGAACATTCACGTGAAATGGCGGCAGAAATTTGGCAAGTTCCTGTTGAAAAAATCCCAAGCAAACCTACCTATCATACGGTCGAAATGTTCAGAGCTCTGGATAGAGGGGATTTGAAATTCATGTGGATTCAAGTTACTAATCCCATGGTCACCATGCCTAAACTCAATAGATATAGAGAGGGAGCCCTGAAAGAGGGAAGGTTTGTCGTAGTATCGGACGTATATCCTACACCTACCACAGCCATTGCCGATGTGATTCTCCCATCTGCCATGTGGATTGAGAGAGAGGGTATGTTTGGGAATTCTGAAAGAAGGACGCAACATTTCGAACAAATGTTAGAACCGCCAGGTGAGGCTATGAGTGATACATGGCAATTGATCGAAGTAGCGAGAAGACTGGGATATGAAAAATTATTCCCATGGACGAAAGAAAATCACATTGAGGAAATTTGGAAGGAATATGGTAGGTTCCATGAAGGTCCAAAGCATGGAATGGCCCCCTACGAGACGCTCAAATCCCAACCTGGTGCTCAATGGCCTTTTCACGAAGGAAAGAGTACCAAATGGCGTTTCAATCCCAAGTATGATCCCGCTTGCAAGCGAGAGGGCTTTGACTTCTATGGCAAAGCGGATGGAAAGGCATGGATTTTGGCCAGGCCTTATGAAGCTCCACCAGAAGTCCCTGATAATGAATATCCATTTTGGTTAAATACAGGTCGTGTAGTGGAACACTGGCATACTGGTTCTATGACCAGAAGGGTTTCTGTTCTACATCAGGCAGTGCCGAATAGTTATGTCGAGTTGCATCCTGATGATGCGCGGCGAATGAATATCCGTACGGGCAATTTGGTAAAAATCAGTTCTCGGAGAGGAGAAATCGTCATGCCTGCATCGGTCGATGAAAGAGGGAAACCAGCTCCTGGTCATGTGTTTGTCCCTTTCTTCGATGAGCAGTTTTTGATTAATGAGCTAACGCTGGATGCTTTTTGCCCGATATCTAAGCAGCCAGATTATAAAAAATGTGCAGTCAAGGTAGAAAAATACAGCAGTGTTAAAGGCTAA